The genomic window GCTTGCCAAGACCTTTGTGCTATAATGGCTCGCGGCTGGAACGTATCCAGCCGTCATTTAGGTTGTCTCCAAGGGAGGACCGCTTTATGCGTAAATCGCTGTACGGTGTCCTACTGCTGATCCTGTTGCTGCCGATTCTGGCGGCGTGCGGCGGCGGCGATGCTGGCACCGGAAACACCACCACGACAGGCCCCGCCACATCACCGGCGGGCGAGGCTAGCCCATCCCCGGTTGTTACAGAAACAGGAGCATCGCCCGCGCCCGCCGAGACGATGACGGCGGCTGCCCAAGAAACCGCCACCGGCGGCGCGTCCGGCGATGCCAGCAATATCCGCGTGGCGCTGGTGACGGATGTCGGCAAGATCAACGATGGCACCTTCAACCAGTTCGCCTATGAGGGCTTGCAGCGCGCGCAGCAAGAGCTGGGCATCAAGGTCGACTACATCGAGACGCAGCAGCCGACCGACTACGAGAAGAACCTTGAGCAGTTCGCCTCGGCGAAGTACGATCTGGTGATCGGCGTCGGCTTCTTGATGGGCGACGCGATCAAAGCGATTGCCACGCGCTTTCCAGACGTCAAGTTCGCGATCGTCGATGCCGCTCCCGAAGGCGCGCCCGACAACGTGAAGCCGCTGCTCTTCAAGGAAGACCAGGCGGGCTACATCGTCGGCACGATGGCGGCGCTGCTGACCAAGAGCAACACGATCGGCGTGGTCGGCGGCGTGGAGCAG from Herpetosiphonaceae bacterium includes these protein-coding regions:
- a CDS encoding BMP family ABC transporter substrate-binding protein codes for the protein MRKSLYGVLLLILLLPILAACGGGDAGTGNTTTTGPATSPAGEASPSPVVTETGASPAPAETMTAAAQETATGGASGDASNIRVALVTDVGKINDGTFNQFAYEGLQRAQQELGIKVDYIETQQPTDYEKNLEQFASAKYDLVIGVGFLMGDAIKAIATRFPDVKFAIVDAAPEGAPDNVKPLLFKEDQAGYIVGTMAALLTKSNTIGVVGGVEQVPAVQRFVKGYEAGAKAQKADINVLQVYLPSFTDPAAGGEAARSQIAEGADVIFGAGGQTGSGAIQAAAQEGAYVVGVDQDEYNTTFKKGSAEGADKLVTSAIKRVDNAVFDTIKSVVDGNFSNEQYVGDAANGGVDYAEAHDASSVVTAEIKAKVDEVKKGLADGSIQTNVEVK